Below is a window of Humulus lupulus chromosome 9, drHumLupu1.1, whole genome shotgun sequence DNA.
CGAAAagaaaagtcccctctcttgagtccattgagtcttatttataggctcaaggagttcttcaTGGGTAGATGGCCCTTTATTACAATTAATACAAGTGTATCTAAATAAAAATAGAagtcacaattattacataaatgcgaaaTTACATATTCGTAGAGAATATGTGAAATGCtgcgaccagattggtcgcccataaaatatgtcGTCTGCTGAGTAAATTCTCTTTTGGTTGATGGTCGAACAAATCACACTCACTATGTTAattttgccacatcatcaggtaaatcttttttgggtaaacaaccatcaaccgtgaatctctttaggaagtctaagtctcatcccttgagatgtagataTGATCACATTTGAgtaatttcttttctcatgtatacATACTTAATCatttctcattattttattcaaaccttGTGCTAgctataatttgattaaaatagtgcTCTTACATGAGCCTCACAATGCCTACACCACTAAATGTTGAACTATACGACacctttaaaatagtgagtttgaccatagtcaacactccactattttatacttcaatatccaagataaacattttttcTTGACTATTAATTCTTGAAAACCTCTTTTGTCTccaaaattctcctttatgttttaataattgattccttattgaatcaaatattttacaaacaataactttagacatcaAGCATATATGTCTAGATTTATTCATTGTATACATATATAACTAAAGTAATTTAGAATGTGAAATTCCAACTctcctatttgataggatgaccaaattaatcaatcattatcaacaaaataaattgattaacttttgaGCATCACCCCTACATTTCTCACATAATGTGATAATAacatatcactttaaaatagaaatctcttcatttctattaagtcatttttcctccaagataaatctagacttatagttctcaaagttcatcatgagtcctcaaGTCACATGACTCACAAtagatcaaaataaataaaacatcaatgttagtttattttgattaatttatttGCTAAAGCAAGACAAACTTCTTTGAAAGTAACATTCACTTGGtttgttttcttttatatttcacaaaatgaaatatgtgaacataaataccatgtgaaaatttctcaagcaaataatcactaattttttacttttagttgtctaaataatctcaaaatcacttaaacaacttttgtgcattttctaagagtccctttgagattcttttgaaaacaccactCTAATATCCACTGAGTTTCCTCACTAAGAtcaatttgaagaaatcaaaacacttaaatcaaataaaataaaccataattgatttatttaaatacgTTGATATTTTATAGTTTAAAATTGGTTTTACAATTAAAAATGTCCCCTCattgagattaaattaatcatatcaccatctttaaccaaaatgaataaaattctcttcaatCTATTCACCATTGATgtaagattcaaaattgcttctccaatatTGTATTGTCTCCTTATTGAGACATTGAatttttaagaattattgtctctacataattctcaaatattttctctttttttacgACATTTTAGACTCCAAGTCTTATGAGTCAATATGTCTTCCCATAATTTTTtaatccaccttgatccatttttcttgaaaTAGCAAGATACTTTCACCAAAAGATGTAACCCTCTTAGGTTCaatttttcttatctcataaattGTGATGCTCATCTCTTTAAGAGGGAAAATTAAAATTCTCATAAAACTTTTATTCactaaatggtaactcatcacacatatatattaataaaacccaAGATGTTTaaatatcttctaatctaaccactatagtTGCAAAAGCAGagaagattagaaaacaatgaacctcatttataaaatttcattccactcatttctatcactatatgaaagcaTTATAACTTCTAAGaaaaaacaaagaagaacattaccttattttacaattttttcaCAAGATTTCtctggtttctccttccattgaaacaagaGAGAATAACCTTTTGAATGTTAGAGATAATAAAATTATCTAATGGagataagaaaaaaatattataactctaagcaaaacaatacaaatgacaAGGTggttgattaaataagattacaataacacaataacaaaaaatacaagtaaatgtacaTATGAAGAGAATAATTGAAAATACAACTATACACaatagatacaaataaactagaagtagtataagaaagatgcagaaaatattacaactctaaaacaaaagatacaagcaGATATGTAAAGATAAAATTAagagaagaaacaaaaaaaagtagaaaaaacaatgtaagaacaagaacaaaaaggaCATCACTCTATCACTCaccttgaacaaggtttacaacttttgttcaaaagtttattttccCCTATCTCAAGTACTAAAGGATTCTCACAATATTGGAATAACTCTCTAGAATAATTaagcattttggtgtattttctagcctaatgctctagtggatagaaatagttTTGTCTTACAAATGAGCAATAGGCtcgtatttatagagttttgagacaccatttgaatttcaaattccaccaaccctcatcacggttaccaatgtttaattgatgtttatggaattaaaaatgaagatttgagagttacttgagatgttagaaccattcaaattggaaaaaactaaacCAGGAAATTGGATGTCGGCCAGGAGTATCACTGGTCACAGCCACTGATCCCTGTCCCCCAGGCTGCGGCCAGGGATAATCAGTGGGCACGACCACAGTGCAAATTTTATCCTCCGAATTTCAGTTTTCCAAACAATGTTCCAATCTCTTCCCACATTATTTTGTAACCTCTatacacctaatgagagttaaaaataTGTTTCCAACAACTATATTACATAATAACTTTGTGAAATcggaacttaaatgtgtaatatATAATCTAAACATTAataggtaatatttgggagttacaaatttttaactgactttgtaactccaaaatatgtcacatttgagcACAcgtgtgtccaattttgtaagttgcaataatatgttacaaaataTGACAAATTACATCTGACTAGCAAATTACATTTTCtcatattatttaatctaacattatatcaTTTAAAATAATATCACATTCATGTGGCCCAACCATGCGGCAACGAACTACTCAACCGTGCTCAACCCAAGTCTACAATAGCGAGGACATTAGAAGGGTGCATTCAGTCAGCTCAAGCTCTTGAACTTAGAGTTGGGACATGGAATTAGAGGAGTTACGGAACTACTATAAAGTATGCAGGAAGTAATTAACTACATGCTCCAAAGAAAGAGTGACGCGCCTATGCCCGCTAGACTGTCAACACGGAAGCCAACTCGACCGGAAAGAGGCGACAATTGCAAATATTGTTAGCCTATATTTTCTAGCATACTCCACACTACCGACCGTGAGGATTTTTTTCCCACCTTAATCAAGATGAATCTGCTCAAAAGAGATGATAGTTCAATCAGATTGATACTCAACTTATATTATTACCATTTCATATATACATCTTGCATCCGGGTTCAGTAGATGACCAGATCATCCCAAACGAAAACACAACAGAAACTTGGACTGAATATATATAGAAGAGTAGCTAATAACAGACAGGTTACCTTAACAAGGATGATGACTTGCATCACTAGAAGATCTCTGACCTTTCATCATAAAGGCCATATCATGTATGTCTTCAATATTTTGGTGGTACATTACAGTTCGCAAAAGAAGATTGAGGCATTTCTTACACATTTCACACAAAATCCAAGTTCCAACAATGGCGATCAACAGCTTAAAACATCAAATACTAGAACAACTAAACggcttttttcttttttaattaggAATAACTAAACAGCTTTTACACAAAAGCAATAGAAAATTACAACATTAGATGAACATCAAAGAAAACTTGTTAGGATTAAGAAGATGAGAAATACATTATTCCTGAAGTTTCAGTAAAAGTTGAACATTAGTAGTTCAACTAATTAAATTTTTCAATACAAATCAAACTGTCTAGGAAACCGAGGGGAAACAAGAAGGGTGTGAAAGCTGAGATTATATTTGCAGAGTCTCCAACTTATCATCATGATTTCCAGGACCATGAGCAATGTAATACTTCGCAGCTTCCCTCATGTCATCAAACTCATCCGACCTCTCGAAAAACCCCGCCAACTTACTCAGCTCACAGTCGCCGAGGTCGTCAATAAACGGCTGAACAGGGACGGCATTCTCCGGCTGCAACGAGTATGAATTCGGGTTATCGTCCACGATCACCGCTCGCCTTAAATCCCTACCCAAATCCGATAAGTCCTTTACTAGCCTGCCGTCTACCTCCTTGCACGAGTCACGATAGAGCCGGTGAGCAATCACTCTCTTCCTGTCGAGCCTGTCCAGCACAAGCGACGCGTACTCTTTCAATCCAGCCGTAAACACCACAACCTCAAACTTAGCCCCAAGAGATTCGAGCAACTCATCCACTCCTGGCCGTTTCAGCACGTAGAAATTCAGAACCTCCCCGTCGATCCTCGGCCGCACCACGAAATCGAACCGCTCGGGAGGCGGGTCGGCCTTGGAGTGAACCAGAGTCTCATCGAGGTCAAGAAAGATTGTTCGCTTCTCAGGGGAGATCAGAGGAGGGAGGCGGTTGTCGAAAGTTAGCAACCGTCGAACTGGGGGTTCGGAATTGGGTCGGGGTGGAGATTCGGCTTTGATGGAGGTGGATTCGGGGGTTTTCTTGAGGATCTTGTATCCCTTGTTGCGGCCGGGGGTTCCTATTTGGGTCAATTTGGAGAAGATCTTGATGAGGCGACGGTGGCAGGTGAAGAAAGACTTATTAATGGAGGCAATGACGGCAGCGGAAGCTGCTGCTGCTTTCTTGACCGGCGACTTGCGGCGGTGGCGACGAGCGCTGCCACGGCAGTCCTTGATCGACTTGGTCGGGGTTTTCCTGATTATCTTGGACACCATTTTCGGGACTCGGAGGGAGAGAAAAGAAGGAGAGGGGTTCTGAATTTTGAAAATGGCGAATGTATGAGTtgtaaaagagagaaagaagtTGGGGGTTTTTGGAAAGTTTTTAAATTTGGGCTCGGTGTAACGGTCGAGCGAAGTGGTTCGGAACCGAAGCTAGTGCTGTCTGTAGTGATTAGGACGGGCTTTGTCTCTCTAAGCTGTTAGTTCCGTTACGTTTACAGCGCTATCTTATTCCCAAATTACAATGTAATGTCAAGAGCTGACCGCTTAATTAATCGACTGTTGTTTTTAATTAACAAATTTTTGTTAATGGTTGGCCCGGAAATAAAGATTAGTATAAATTCACCATTTAATTGATATATTTAAGCCTGATAATAGTATTATTAGGGATGAGTGGtgctatttttctaaatatatagGTGGTCTTCTTAGATACACACTACATAACTATGTGATCTTATTATTAATTCACTCCTTTTATCCAACACTCATGACCCAATAACCATATTAATTCATTACTCTATATTTGGTATATGTCTAATATAGACGATATATTTTTAAAAGTTATGGTTAATGGGTTCTGAAATACACTAAGAGTAGTCAcatataattttataaagtgaAGTAGTATAATGCTCCAAAAGAGACTCTCTCAGCTTCATCTTCTAATTATTGTTATTGGTTATTTATATGGTTAAGATGACATTTGCTCAAGCGTTAAAGAGTAATGGTGAAGGTGTGTATTTACTAACTTGTTTCTAAATTCTGTTATACCTAGAAGAAagaaatatgtgaattaaattaatttcatgaGCCTTTTTGGGGACCTTTTTTCGgcctatttttttttgtttgctcCAAATTTGATTCTACTACATGTAttcaacttaattttttttacacattttaatttatttattgatttatttgtttaattattagtttttttttttttttgcatgatttaattaatatttcttttgttttgtttaaaataatctttcttgattatttttattgtGGCAACTTTGTAAGTAATCATTATCAATTAAatttgattttattatatttcaaatgttttgtgagatatatatatatatatataatgattattttttgtaattaatataaTTGAGTGCTTAAATTCTTGCCTCTCGTAAAATTTAACATGTAAACTATGAATATCTCGATTGATATTGATATAGATATATTCCcacattttgttaaataaaatatataaataaattaattctaagATTCATATGAATAAATTAAATTATCCTGTCGATAATTCTATTATTTGGTAGTTTGCTtagaatggtaaaagaaatttATTGAGCATTATAAATCATACAATTCTTTTTATCCTGTCCATAAAGATTGATGTATTTGATTGTAATGTATTGATAAATTGTCCTTACTTGTAAAATGTTCTATTTTAACTTATAGAACTTTAGCATATAATGATCATTTTGATTATTTATGGATCATTCAAGTTGAAGTTGGAGTACAAACAACATGATTATTGATCAATGTAAATTGATAATTGTTACTCTTGTGTTCCTTCAGCTTTGAGCAATCATAGACTCTTGTCTATATTGATGCTTAATGAGACTAATCATAAGGAGTGGGTTCGATCTTTGATGATGAATTTGTCAATTATGAAGATTGACATAGCATTGAAGGAAGATGCTCCTGCTAAACCGACTAAGGATAGTATAACTGAACAGAAAACTTCCTATAAGGAATGAAACATGTAAGTTGGTGATCTTGTATCACATGGATGATGTTATTCGTGATAGTATTCCTGAAATTGAGAATGCTAAGGAACTCCTCAAGGTCATTTCTGAAAAGTATGTGGAGTTTCCCAAGTCTGACTGGGAGAACTACCTAGGGTAAGATCCAAGATACCGTTTATGATGGGGTTAGTGGCATAAGAAACCATATAAGTCAAGTGGTGTCTTTCCATATGAAGTTGAAGGGGCTTGGCCTTGATGTAGGAGATAATTATCTACTCTGGCATGTCATGGGGTATCTACCTCCTTCATTTGACTCAATTTGGTTTAGTTACAATGCTTAGAAAACTCCTTGGACAGTAAGTGAGATGACTGTCATTCTCTCTAAAGAGAAAGATGATATAAAAGCTAGGAAGGAAAATTCAATTTCCATGGTGATTGCCAAGGATACCCCTAAAGAAAATCCTAAGGAAAATTCcaatagaagaagaagaacttCTATAAAAAGCCTTATGGAAAGCCATACTTCAAGAAGTCTAGCTATGATGGAAATACTGCTGGAACTTCTAATGCACCCAAAACTGAGTGTTTCAATGGGAAATGCGACTACTGTCATAAGATGGGACACAAGAAAGACACTTTTTTTAAGTTGAAGAGAGCCTTAGAGATGaaaggtgtaatgacccaaatttgctaatagggcttagggccttgattagcgtgcctggagggcaataggtgaattatggatataatatgtgaatttatgtgaatatgtgatagagatgcatgtttagttgaattaaatatgcatgtgggccccgtttggatattaggggtatgtttgtggtTTTAGCCctttgatggcataaatgtgataaatatgatatgtatgtgatatatatctgtgcagcacgatccgagacagccctagggagcagttagccagaaagtcacaatggggttgagaattcgactcagggcgagtcgaggggtattttgggcattagatgtattatggggttgtcgggttatggaaataaatatttggagatatatttaaggttagaatgtctaggagggagtattggggaaatttaccattttgccctcggggatgtttttggtaccccaagccttgaggtaaccttgtagacttaagttgaataaaacaaaacacaAGAAGCTTTCAGAATTTGTAGAAACCGACTTTTAGACACTTCTCCCTTCCTTTATTCTTTCTCTAAGGCACATCAAGGGGAAAACTAGGTGAAGCTAACTTGAAgctaaggaattcagctgggatcTTTGGGAGATTAAAGCATGGAACATAGAGAATCTACACATAAACATAACTCATTAAGGTAAGCTCCTAATATGTTGAAGTGTGTCAATTTGCAGCTGGTTTAaaggttgaatattagagtttgcatgttagctaagtttggatttgttcttgattgcttGGCTGAGTTTTGAGGCTGGTCTTTGTTCGATTTTGATGCTGTGATTGTGTTAGAACCTTTGGGATAACTAAtctggattgttggcttgatttttgGGGAAATTGGATTGGTTTTAGAGGTGGAAATGCTGAGcctttctgggttcgaggggtagggccgcgactctgttcttgctAAGCCGCAACCCCTTTGAACTTGGGGCGTCAGGAAATTGGAGGcacgccgcggcgcccttcagcaagggccgcggcgcgtgtgggatattttgaggcaaggcctcaggttgagctgggggccgcggcatgagtccctagggccgcgacgcttaaggtacTTTTGGGTTTCTAGGCTCGAGAACTCAATAGtttaggcttgggatggattttattacccggattgatagaatttaatGCCCCAAAGATTATAATTATGGTTTGAaactatttattggattagagttTGATAggtggacattgttaatgtgttgtgactagggcttcggggaggctcggactagggaactgtgctcagggcatcggtgcttggaaagctcgggacgcaggtaagaaaaccactgttctcatagagcttgtatgcagggaaGAGCCCAatatgattgtattgcagggcatagccctttcattgaatttgttcatgttcagtatatgttttattatgctataTATGCAATTGTGTAAATATTCGGTTAGAGCCGAGAACAgcgtaggccgaggtcggcaggggccgggaatggcaagggactgggagcagcgttgagcacgtggggtgcgagttgccagggcgagaccctaaaggatacctgggatatcctcatggtgtggaccgtaaacccagggcctggtaaagcgtttgcgatggcatggccgtatgtgtttagcctattaatggcctgtttatatgctaagtgtttgttatgcataagttttatgcttgtgagggttttcttgctgggcttcggctcacgggtgctctgtggtgcaggtaagggcaaggggaaagttgaccaactatgagtacggagagcgtaaagcggtgcgtacatgtttggcctgcctggctgccacagctagtggttttgagagatgattgtattaaaacctagattttgtcgtctagtcgactttgtttgtacttatatgttgtaaatatttctaaacggtattttgggatcccaaatgtaaaacactttatgattttcagtaaatggaattattttcaaagtttataactctgtttatgatttaattacacttttgacttaaaacctcgattagcgagttaaatgcatgtttttggactcacttagtaatgactctaaggaagtagggcgttacaaaaggtAACAAAGTTGTGATGATATTCTTAGAATGAAATGTGATTGATGTGCCTTCAAATTCTTGGCGGTTAGATACTGGTGCTACAATTCTTGTTACTAATTCTTTGCAGGCACGGACAAGAAGAAGGAATCCAACTAGATTGAAGGAGCatgtgtgtaatgccccaaatttcctaataaggttcagGACCATGATTAGgagaccgggagggccataattgatttattatgctatttaatgataatatgcatgtttaggtgtattaaatatacatgtgaacccatttgtgattaattgggcgattttcatattttggccatttcgggcatttttggcatatatgcgAAATTggcgtggtgctttattattgtttggttatgccagggttacccagcacaagacgatcctaggaggtaagctagtggggaagtcacaacgggatttaagcttgacttggagtaagtcaaggggtatttagagcattaccgggttgttgggtaatgagaattaatatttggtgataattgggagttaataagatcagggggaaattctggaagttttgactataatatccccgggggtgttttcgggaccccgagcattaggttttattggaagctacttaaggttgaagtaaccttttaagaaaataaaaagaacgttctgtacgttctttctccctaaaagttcccttttcgtctcccgatcgcgttttcaaagataacttgagttctaggactcggaatcaagcaaggatcgaggcatagcaatcctaaggagaattagaagcttattagccggaggatttaattggaaacaactcaatcggaggtaattcaagtttaagttttaagtttttaaaagtttttaagcttgaattggactttgtgaatcgttgagattttagtttgtttgagcctTAGGTTTTGGtgtttttggaccattggggagtttgggaactttgatttgatgatttgggaatgtttagacatgttttgggagggtttaaaaggttaaaaatgaagaaaaatggctgccccgaagttgggccgcgaccatgttcttgggcgccgcggcccttgctcgatgaagcaggtgccgtGTTTTGttcttgctgggcgctgcggcccttggtgttgggcgccgcggcgcttgcctcagGGTGTGctaggggccgcggctcaaggctccagggccgcggctcagtcaggcttttgagcccgtttgggtgttttgaccccgggaacatggttttaggtttcgggatcattcctactaccccgattagtgaggattgatgtcttgggggctaagttttagttcaaggattggttttagaacttgaacccattggatcaccatttgtggttgtgactaggttatcactagaggcttggaatcaggatcgtgcttgtggctcatttgttgatAACCTGTgtttggacccaaggtaagaaaactgcaccccatatgtgacatgtatggctatgtttgatgcatgttggatgtttaaatttaaacattgatagcataatgaatgcttggaaatcttgcccatttgcatatgattattattgaagcatgctggatgattaggtgtgatgcatgtgatgcacgagaaacatgtgattagggcatgccatgaatgatgaatataagattggtcagagctttagtctctgtgtttgtgcatgatcattattatgcttgcaattgttaagtaagcatgttgaatgcctcatctttggatgtgtgacatatgatatatgtttggtatcaatgcttacttgtgcatggtactgactcattagtcagaattggcaaaggtgttagtatcaaatgtgaagctgtgactcattagtcaggttcggcagtgatactgggcactggtcacatagcgctgactcattagtcaggatggccttagcatgttcaatgcaagccaataaagattagatctaatcgactttctgcattgaatgactgaAAGAGCATTACTGCTgaaccgaccccaagttcgatgaacattataagcgcttgaaggctagtggcttacctagcagccactcttccatttgaatcagtgactttcttgtcagtcactcaatatggtttaccagaacctgttgaaggctagtggcttacctaacagccattCTTCCATCTGAACTAGTGatctgcttgtcagtcactcagtatggtttaccagcacctcaagtgatattcactcatctaatcagagctatgagctctgtatgatcattttgatcataatatgcatggctatgggcaccggccccgtagtgacttacttgttggtcactcagcatggtttaccagaacctcaagtgtcgaGACAcccatctgattaggattgacttgatagtcctccaatcagaagggcaggatttcttatcatggataccccagcattgtttgaactcatttgcatgctgaataaagctatgtttgataggcatgccagatatgattttatatcatgatatcaatatttatgagcatatgagttttcttgctgggcttcggctcacgggtgctttgtggtgcaggtaaaggaaaaaggaagctggaccatccttgagttggagagcttaggtgatgacgtgt
It encodes the following:
- the LOC133800568 gene encoding uncharacterized protein LOC133800568; this translates as MVSKIIRKTPTKSIKDCRGSARRHRRKSPVKKAAAASAAVIASINKSFFTCHRRLIKIFSKLTQIGTPGRNKGYKILKKTPESTSIKAESPPRPNSEPPVRRLLTFDNRLPPLISPEKRTIFLDLDETLVHSKADPPPERFDFVVRPRIDGEVLNFYVLKRPGVDELLESLGAKFEVVVFTAGLKEYASLVLDRLDRKRVIAHRLYRDSCKEVDGRLVKDLSDLGRDLRRAVIVDDNPNSYSLQPENAVPVQPFIDDLGDCELSKLAGFFERSDEFDDMREAAKYYIAHGPGNHDDKLETLQI